In one window of Marispirochaeta aestuarii DNA:
- a CDS encoding HDIG domain-containing metalloprotein, protein MSDFPTREEAYALLTEYNQSESLIKHALSVEAVMRHFAPRFRGDAEVWGVVGLVHDLDYEKWPEEHCKKTEEILKERGWPEELVRAVVSHGWGIVTEVEPKSDMEKVLFATDELTGLVTATALVRPSKSILDMSAKSVKKKWNQKAFAAGANREIIAQGAEMLGMELSELISETITGMRPVAEQIGLAGSAAES, encoded by the coding sequence ATGTCTGACTTTCCGACGCGAGAAGAAGCCTACGCGCTTTTAACAGAGTACAATCAGAGCGAAAGCCTGATAAAGCATGCCCTCAGCGTGGAAGCGGTTATGCGTCATTTTGCTCCCCGCTTTAGAGGGGATGCCGAGGTCTGGGGGGTGGTGGGGCTTGTCCATGATCTTGACTACGAAAAATGGCCGGAAGAGCACTGCAAAAAGACGGAGGAGATTCTTAAAGAGCGAGGCTGGCCGGAGGAACTCGTCCGGGCTGTTGTGAGTCACGGCTGGGGTATCGTCACCGAGGTAGAGCCGAAAAGCGATATGGAAAAGGTCCTCTTTGCCACCGACGAGCTTACGGGACTGGTAACCGCTACAGCCCTTGTGCGGCCTTCAAAGAGTATTCTGGATATGAGCGCGAAATCGGTAAAGAAAAAGTGGAATCAGAAGGCCTTTGCTGCGGGGGCTAACCGGGAGATTATCGCCCAGGGTGCGGAAATGCTGGGAATGGAACTTTCGGAGCTCATCTCGGAAACCATCACGGGGATGCGACCGGTGGCGGAGCAGATCGGCCTGGCAGGGAGTGCCGCGGAGAGCTAG
- a CDS encoding UTP--glucose-1-phosphate uridylyltransferase, which yields MKGVIVAAGYGTRFLPVTKTIPKEMLPLIDRPAIDFIMDEFAAAGIHEVLIISSRRKKSLEDYFDREVELESVFKKEGATDKLARIEPSDMKVFFTRQKEMRGTGDALLCARPFCSDEPFIVAYPDDLHFGEVPLARQLVSVYEKTGCSVMSTLHDPPNLERYGVLALADDGLHVTDIVEKPAPGTEPSREASIGRFLLTPEIFEHLEDGWQKHLTGPKPESEYFHVYALKKLMDAGKVVYHPIEGERLDTGAPAGYLRALLRYAARDPELAAEIRSAAAELE from the coding sequence ATGAAAGGTGTAATTGTCGCTGCCGGCTACGGAACCCGCTTTTTACCGGTGACCAAAACAATCCCCAAAGAGATGCTGCCCCTGATAGACAGACCGGCCATCGATTTTATCATGGACGAATTTGCCGCCGCGGGTATTCATGAGGTGCTAATAATCAGTTCCCGCAGAAAGAAATCCCTGGAGGACTACTTTGACCGGGAGGTCGAGCTGGAATCGGTCTTTAAAAAAGAGGGAGCCACGGACAAGCTCGCCAGAATTGAACCGTCTGACATGAAGGTATTCTTTACCCGGCAGAAGGAGATGCGCGGTACCGGAGACGCCCTGCTCTGCGCCCGTCCATTCTGCAGCGACGAGCCTTTTATCGTCGCCTATCCCGACGACCTGCACTTCGGCGAGGTACCCCTTGCACGGCAGCTTGTCTCCGTCTACGAAAAAACCGGCTGCTCCGTGATGTCCACCCTGCACGATCCGCCGAATCTGGAACGCTACGGCGTTCTGGCTCTGGCAGACGACGGCCTGCATGTTACAGACATCGTGGAAAAACCCGCACCGGGAACTGAACCCAGCAGAGAGGCCTCCATCGGCCGTTTTCTCCTTACGCCGGAGATTTTTGAACATCTGGAAGACGGCTGGCAGAAACACCTGACGGGGCCGAAGCCGGAAAGCGAGTACTTCCACGTTTACGCTTTAAAGAAGCTGATGGACGCCGGGAAGGTCGTCTACCACCCCATAGAGGGAGAACGCCTGGACACGGGGGCTCCGGCCGGCTATCTTCGTGCCCTGCTGCGTTACGCGGCAAGGGACCCGGAGCTGGCCGCGGAGATACGCTCAGCCGCCGCGGAATTAGAATAA
- a CDS encoding glycosyltransferase family 2 protein — protein MDNPRVSIIIPAYNRYPLLTEAVESVRAQSFWDFELIVVDDGSDDETPRLRNDEDIRYLQIPHCGMPGAVRNRGVEAAQGEYIAFLDSDDLWLPEKLARQVPLLDAQPDVPLIHTREHWRRGAKTVSQKGQKHVREGNIFSDALWKCTIGPSTVLMRKAVFEELGGFDESLEVAEDYEFWLRVTSRYLVSYLDEALTVKRAGDWEQLSEKHGQIEGFRIEALFRLLEQDRLPRDCRHETRAMLQKKLRIWSAGAIKRGRDEDVRGFYDRLERLNRSGE, from the coding sequence ATGGATAATCCCCGAGTCTCCATCATAATTCCAGCCTACAACCGTTATCCCCTGCTCACCGAAGCAGTCGAATCAGTCAGAGCCCAGTCGTTCTGGGACTTTGAGCTGATTGTCGTCGATGACGGTTCCGATGACGAGACCCCCAGGCTCAGAAACGATGAGGATATTCGCTATCTGCAGATTCCTCACTGCGGAATGCCCGGGGCAGTACGCAACCGCGGGGTGGAAGCAGCACAGGGTGAATACATTGCCTTTCTCGATTCCGATGATCTCTGGCTGCCGGAGAAACTCGCACGACAGGTACCCCTGCTGGATGCACAGCCGGATGTACCTCTGATCCACACTCGCGAGCACTGGCGGCGGGGAGCAAAAACGGTCAGCCAGAAGGGGCAGAAGCACGTTCGGGAGGGAAACATTTTTTCCGATGCCCTCTGGAAGTGTACCATCGGTCCCTCCACGGTACTGATGCGGAAGGCAGTCTTCGAGGAACTCGGGGGTTTCGACGAATCCCTGGAGGTCGCGGAGGATTACGAGTTCTGGCTGCGTGTAACCAGCCGTTACCTTGTCTCTTACCTTGATGAAGCCCTCACTGTTAAAAGAGCAGGAGATTGGGAGCAGCTTTCTGAAAAACACGGCCAGATCGAAGGGTTCCGCATTGAAGCCCTTTTCCGGCTGCTGGAACAGGATCGCTTGCCGCGGGATTGTCGCCATGAGACCCGGGCGATGCTGCAAAAGAAACTCCGGATCTGGTCCGCAGGCGCCATTAAGCGGGGACGTGATGAGGATGTCCGGGGATTCTACGACAGACTGGAGCGTTTGAACCGTTCTGGAGAGTAA